GTTCCTCGTCGAGGAGACCTCTACTGCGGGTGCGAAGGTCGGCGGCATAGATGTTTCGGGCTCCATCACCCCGTCCGCACCGTTCATCGCTTTCCTGCCGATGACCAAGGTCACCACGGGAGGCTCCATCGAGTGGAACTACAACCCGATCGCTTACCCGAAGAACTCGTCCCAGACCGCCACCAAGGCCGTCGATGACGACAAGGAAAATGTCGGCGACACGATCAAATACACGATCACCACCGATATCCCGAACCAGGTCGACAACACCAGGCTCCTGAACAAGTACGTCATCACCGACACGCTTGACTTGCGTCTGACTCCGCCAGCAGAGGGTGATGTCACCGTGGCACTGTCCACCGGCCCCCTCGACGCGGGTGACTACATCGTTGATGTCACAGGCCAGGTGGTCACCGTGACGTTCACTGTTGACGGTCTCGAGACCCTGCGTGCCAACCAGGATGCTCAGGTCATCACCATGATTCCGTCCGTGATCAACTCTGCCGGTGCCCCGAATGGTGAGAGCTTCAATCCGATCTCCAACTCGGCCAATCTGACCACCAACAACGGTACCTCCGGGGACATCGACACCCCGACCAATGCAGTCGATACCAAGATCGGCAAGCTGCAGATCGAGAAGATCAACGCGAACGACGAACTCCTCTCGGGTGCAGAGTTCGAGCTCTACCGCTGCACCACTGCTGGTGTTCTCGACGGAGCAGCGCTCACAGTCGGCGGGCAGTCGAAGTGGACCACCGTGGCGAACAACCCGCTCGTCATCAACGGCCTGCACATCACCGACTTCACCAACAATGTCTCCGGCGTCGAGGCGTACAAGTACTGCCTCGTCGAGACGAAGGCTCCGCAGGGCTACGAACTCCTGGCTGAGCCAGTCGTGATCACTTTCACCCAGGATGCAGTCCAGAGTCTCGCACTCGGTGACGACGCCCAGACCAAGGTCGTCGAGATTGAGAACGTCGCCAGCGTCTCCTCCCAGCTGCCTTCCACCGGTGGCATGGGTGTCGGCCTGCTCATCGCAGCCGGCGTCGGCCTCGTCGGTGCGGGCGCCTACGCGGCGAAGCGCAACTCCGACAAGTCGGATGCCGCAGAGGCCTAAAGGCTTCTCAGGTTCCCTCCGGTGAGGGGGAGGGGGCGTCGATAAGCGCTGCTTGTCCGCACCCCACCCTCCACCAACGCCTCGCGGGGAGGCGCACCATCCCCGCTCCTATAACCTATTTTTTCTCACCCACGGGAGAACCCGCACCGTGTCCCACGCCATTGACACCCCCCGCAAGAAGCCCGGCTCCGGCCGGCGTCGGGCGCTGCTGCCTGCGCTGCTGGTCATCATCGGCCTGGTGGTCATGCTCTACCCGGTGGTGGCCTCCCAGTGGAACAACCACGTCCAGCAGGAAGCCGCGCAACGCTACGAGGACCTGGTGCAGGAAACCGACCCGGTCTACCTCAACGAGCAGGTGGAACGCGCCCGGGCATACAACGAGGCGCACACCGACGGCCCCATCCTCGACCCGTGGCTCGCGCGCGTGAACGAGGACAACCTGGATTATCAGGAGTACCTGAAGCAGCTTGCCGGTGCGTCCGCGATGTCCCACGTGGCCATCCCCAGCATCGAGTCCAGTCTGCCCGTCAACCACGGCACCACGGACGCGGTGCTGCAGAAGGGCCTGGGTCACCTCTACGGCTCGGCCCTGCCCGTCGGCGGCGAGGGCAACCACACCGTGATCACCGGCCACACCGGCCTGACCAACGCCACCCTGTGGGACGACCTCATCAATGTGAAGGAAGGCGACGCCATCTACGTCTCCACCTACGGTGAGCGGATGAAATACGAGGTCCACGGCATCGAGACGGTCCTGCCGGATGAGACCGACAGTCTCAGGTCAGTGGCGGGCGAGGACCTGCTCACCCTGATCACGTGCACCCCCTACGGAATCAACACCCACCGCCTGCTCGTCCACGCCCACCGGGTGCCCATGGACCCGGCCGAGGAATCCGTGTTCAAGGACTCCGCCAAGCTCATGCAGTGGTGGATGTGGCTGGTTGTGGCTTTCGCAGCCCTGGTGCTGCTGGCCCTGATCTGGTGGCTGCTCCGCAACGCCCGCCGCAACCGGGCCGCGGCTGCCGCCATCGCCGGAGACATGACCCCGGCCCCGACCCCGCGCACCACCGACCAGGAGTGACCGATATGACCGGACGCAGGCTCAGTGCCCTCACCCTCGCGGTGGCCGTCACCGCCGGTTCCTTCGCCCTCGGTGCGGGACCCGCGGCGGCGCCCGCGGACGCCCGGACGGTGATCGGCGTGGTCACCGAGCAGGACATCTCCCGGATTGACCCCGACCGCACCGTGGACCTGACCATCCGCAAGGCCAGGCCCAACCCCTACGACCAGCCGCCGCTGAGCTCGGAAGGCAAGCCGCTGGCACCCCTGGGCGGCTCCGTGTTCACCGTCGCCCGCGTGAGCGGCGTCGACCTGACCACGCAGGCCGGCTGGGACGCCGCCCGGGGCATGACCCTGGCGCAGGCGCGTGACCGCGGCCTGGAGCCGGGTGTCACGGCCACCACCGACACGGAGGGCAGGGCCTACTTCACCGGCCTGCCGATCGGGTTGTACTACGTCACCGAGACCCCGCCGGACACCCCCGGCCAGCGCTACCCGGTCGCGGCACCCTTCCTGATCACCCTGCCGGTGGGCCATATCGACGGACATTCCTGGGCCTACACGGTGGAGATCGAGGCGAAGAACGCCCCGGAACCCAGCAAGCCGATCATCGTGCTGCCCGTTCTACCCATCGTGGTGAAGCCGGGTTCGGGCTCCTCGATCCCCGGTGCGACGGCTACACCGGACACACCGGCTCCGATCCATCCCGGGGACACTCCGGGCAAACCCGGTGGACCAGGCGAACCCGGTGCGCCAACACGAAAGCTACCCTCCCTCGCGTCGACCGGCGCGTCCGTCCTGGGCGTGCTCGCCCTCGGCGCTGCACTCATCGGGGCGGGCCTCTTCCTGGTGCGTCGCAACCGCCGTCAGGCGTGACCGGGCGGGGAGTCTCCTACTTCCCGGCCGCCAGGCGGATCGCATCGAGGAACTGTGAGTACTGCCCGCGAATCTCCAGGAGGGGTTGTTCCACCGTCTCCGCCGAGATCTCCGAGACCTCTCTGCGCAGGGCACGACGGGTCCGCCACTTCACCGCGGATCCGATGGCCAGGCCGTGCACCGCGGTGAACATTCCCAGCGTGATGCCCAGCAACAGCCCACCGAGAATGAGCAGGGTGGGGATGGGCCAGCCCTCAACGTCAGGGATGATGTCATCCATCAGCGGGTACAGCACGCCCGGCAGGAACGCGGCCAGCAGATACCAGGCAACGCCGACCAGGGCCGCCAGCAGGGCAAGCCACTGGACCACGGTGAACACCCCCCACGCGCGGGAAGGCTGGGCGGGCAGCTCCGTTCGCGCGGCGGCGCGGTCCAGTTCCTCGGGCAAGGTATCGATGATGGACTCCGTGCGGTCGACGACGGCGCTGGTCCAGCGGTCGGGCAGCCCTGCGCTCACTTCGGCGGCGTAACCCCGCACGCCGCGGTTGGCCACCGCCCGGCTGGAGGCGTCGAGCGTGGGCATGGAGGAGCGGTGCACACCGGTCTTGTCGGCTTCCTCGCGCAGGCCCAGGCGTTTCAGAGGATCGGGTCGCAGGCGCAGCAACCATGAGGTGAGCAGCCAGCCGGTCTTCTGCCCCAGGCGCTTGCGGTAGGCGGCGGCGGTGATGTCGGCGAGGCGGTCGGAGCCGGCGGCGTCGGAAAGCAGGTCGTCCATCCACTCCTTGGCGGAGGAGGGGACCTCCTTCAGTCCCTTCTGCCCGGCCCAGGGGGCGGTGACGGTGGCGATGTCGGCCTCGATACGCGCCGTCTGGGCGGAGTGGGCGGCCGCGATCCGGGCGATGGCCGAGCGCAGCTCATCGATGCCGAAACGCGTTCGGGCGGAGGTGGTGATGACGGAGACCTTCTGCAGGCCGTCATCCTTGAGCAGCTGTTCCAGGGAGCGGCCCACCACCTTCCGGTCTGTTTCGGAGAGCCGGTCGGATTTGTTCAGCACCGCCAGGGTGACTGCGCTGTGGGAGGCGTGGGGGCGGATGAAATGGTCATGGATGATGCTGTCGGCGTATTTCTCGGGGTCGGTCACCCACACCAGGACGTCCACCTGGCCGGCGAGCCGCGTGGCGATCTCCCGGTGGACCGGTTCGACGGAGTCGAAATCGGGCAGATCCAGCAGGATCAGCGGGCCCGCGTCGGGGGCGAACTCGCCGGTGCGGTTGCGGCGGTCCTCCACCTTGAGCCAGTCGAGGAGTTCCTCCGAGCCGACCGGATCCCACACCGCCGCCAGGGGAGAGGAGGTGGTGGGACGACGGGCGGCGGTCCTGCCCAGGTCCTCGCCTACGACGGCGTTGAACAGCGAGGTCTTGCCGGAGCCGGTGGCGCCGAAGAAACCCACCACCGTGTGCTCGCCGGACAGTCTCCGTCGCTCGCCGGCGGCGTCGGCCACCCGTGCCAGGGCGGCGTGCTCAGCGGGGGAGAGGCGGGCACCACCCAGTGCGGCGGCCTCGTCCAGTGCGACGAGACGCTCCGTCAATGAGGCCTTCTTGCTGAACATCCCTTTAAGCCCCCGTCTGCTTCCGCACGTCACGCTCGGCGGCCTCGGTGGCCTCCCGCAGCTCTTTCGCCGAGGTGCCGCGGGTCAGTTCCCCGGTGACTGCCGTGTAGCGGGCGCGCTCCCGGGTGAAGAGTGCCTCGACGCGTGTGTTCAGGTCCTCGCGGGCCTGCCGGGCCATGCGGCGGACGGTGTCCTCGCCGAAGACGGTCTCCAGCATCTTCTGCCCGACGACCGCGGAACCGCCGGCGATGGCGATCTCCCCTCCCGTCAGACCTGCGGTGGAGGCGAAGACGACGAGCATCAGCGCCACGGTGATCACGTTCAGACCCAGCGACATGATGCGGGCGCGCTTGCGCTTGTCACCCGCGGTCGCCTGAATCGATTCGACGAGCCCGGCCTGCCACTGGCGGACCAGCTCGGCGGCCTGCTCGTTGATCTCCGGGTCGGCGTGCGCGAGTGAGGGATCGGCGGCGGCACGTAGCTCCGGGGCCACCGAACCGAGGTGCAGCCAGGTGCGGGTGGCGGCGGTCTCCGCGGCATCGACGACCACGGCGTGCAGGCCGGCCTCGATCTCCGTCTCCACCTCGCGTACGGGGGCGGGGCGGCCGGTGAAGAAACTGCCGAGGCGTCCCACCGCGATGGAGTACCAACGCTCGATGGAACGGAACGCATCCGAGGTGCCCACGAAGTCCTGCCACCGCTGCAGCACCTCCTTGCGCAGCAGGTTGCCGTCACTGGTGGCGTCGATGACCTGTTCCCGGGCACGCTCGTAGGTGTCGTCGAAGGCCTCGCCCAGCCGGGCACCGAACTCCTCCAGACGCTGGCGCTCCTGGGCCAGCCGTTCCACCCGTTCGCTGACGCTGCCCAGCGCACCCTGCACGGTCTTCGCCGCCATGGAGCGGCGGGCGGCGGCGTCCTCGGCCAGGTGGTGCAGGTGCCGGC
This sequence is a window from Corynebacterium comes. Protein-coding genes within it:
- a CDS encoding class C sortase, whose amino-acid sequence is MSHAIDTPRKKPGSGRRRALLPALLVIIGLVVMLYPVVASQWNNHVQQEAAQRYEDLVQETDPVYLNEQVERARAYNEAHTDGPILDPWLARVNEDNLDYQEYLKQLAGASAMSHVAIPSIESSLPVNHGTTDAVLQKGLGHLYGSALPVGGEGNHTVITGHTGLTNATLWDDLINVKEGDAIYVSTYGERMKYEVHGIETVLPDETDSLRSVAGEDLLTLITCTPYGINTHRLLVHAHRVPMDPAEESVFKDSAKLMQWWMWLVVAFAALVLLALIWWLLRNARRNRAAAAAIAGDMTPAPTPRTTDQE
- a CDS encoding dynamin family protein; the protein is MIETTLGSVVRLRDAVAATEFATNPSAATEAHSVVDQIDDYILPRLANIDAPLLAVVGGSTGSGKSTLVNAIVGRQVSTSGVIRPTTRQPVLVANPGDSEWFNSSHVLPGLAREQGEARSNPSATSLRTVASEAVSPGLALLDAPDFDSIDDRNRALASQLLAAADLWVFVTTPSRYADQLVWNFLHDAAGRDIEVIVVLNRVDEDALATVPDDLRRMMAEAGLGDATLFTVPDVGQVEGLLPAEEIAPLRRHLHHLAEDAAARRSMAAKTVQGALGSVSERVERLAQERQRLEEFGARLGEAFDDTYERAREQVIDATSDGNLLRKEVLQRWQDFVGTSDAFRSIERWYSIAVGRLGSFFTGRPAPVREVETEIEAGLHAVVVDAAETAATRTWLHLGSVAPELRAAADPSLAHADPEINEQAAELVRQWQAGLVESIQATAGDKRKRARIMSLGLNVITVALMLVVFASTAGLTGGEIAIAGGSAVVGQKMLETVFGEDTVRRMARQAREDLNTRVEALFTRERARYTAVTGELTRGTSAKELREATEAAERDVRKQTGA
- a CDS encoding SpaH/EbpB family LPXTG-anchored major pilin; its protein translation is MTGRRLSALTLAVAVTAGSFALGAGPAAAPADARTVIGVVTEQDISRIDPDRTVDLTIRKARPNPYDQPPLSSEGKPLAPLGGSVFTVARVSGVDLTTQAGWDAARGMTLAQARDRGLEPGVTATTDTEGRAYFTGLPIGLYYVTETPPDTPGQRYPVAAPFLITLPVGHIDGHSWAYTVEIEAKNAPEPSKPIIVLPVLPIVVKPGSGSSIPGATATPDTPAPIHPGDTPGKPGGPGEPGAPTRKLPSLASTGASVLGVLALGAALIGAGLFLVRRNRRQA
- a CDS encoding GTPase; protein product: MFSKKASLTERLVALDEAAALGGARLSPAEHAALARVADAAGERRRLSGEHTVVGFFGATGSGKTSLFNAVVGEDLGRTAARRPTTSSPLAAVWDPVGSEELLDWLKVEDRRNRTGEFAPDAGPLILLDLPDFDSVEPVHREIATRLAGQVDVLVWVTDPEKYADSIIHDHFIRPHASHSAVTLAVLNKSDRLSETDRKVVGRSLEQLLKDDGLQKVSVITTSARTRFGIDELRSAIARIAAAHSAQTARIEADIATVTAPWAGQKGLKEVPSSAKEWMDDLLSDAAGSDRLADITAAAYRKRLGQKTGWLLTSWLLRLRPDPLKRLGLREEADKTGVHRSSMPTLDASSRAVANRGVRGYAAEVSAGLPDRWTSAVVDRTESIIDTLPEELDRAAARTELPAQPSRAWGVFTVVQWLALLAALVGVAWYLLAAFLPGVLYPLMDDIIPDVEGWPIPTLLILGGLLLGITLGMFTAVHGLAIGSAVKWRTRRALRREVSEISAETVEQPLLEIRGQYSQFLDAIRLAAGK
- a CDS encoding SpaH/EbpB family LPXTG-anchored major pilin; the protein is MTTRVQRSAAVVAAFGIALSTAAIGAPAFALETVTPVTVPGSNVDPATDTSLTIKKYLNPTSVGTPTGNTGDSTFGDLVEGIQFTVTEILDADGNSIDMTDNGIFQTASRLQASDFAGGALPIGYTLGSSVSVTTDANGTAVFTTLGQGVFLVEETSTAGAKVGGIDVSGSITPSAPFIAFLPMTKVTTGGSIEWNYNPIAYPKNSSQTATKAVDDDKENVGDTIKYTITTDIPNQVDNTRLLNKYVITDTLDLRLTPPAEGDVTVALSTGPLDAGDYIVDVTGQVVTVTFTVDGLETLRANQDAQVITMIPSVINSAGAPNGESFNPISNSANLTTNNGTSGDIDTPTNAVDTKIGKLQIEKINANDELLSGAEFELYRCTTAGVLDGAALTVGGQSKWTTVANNPLVINGLHITDFTNNVSGVEAYKYCLVETKAPQGYELLAEPVVITFTQDAVQSLALGDDAQTKVVEIENVASVSSQLPSTGGMGVGLLIAAGVGLVGAGAYAAKRNSDKSDAAEA